One stretch of Comamonas testosteroni DNA includes these proteins:
- a CDS encoding FecCD family ABC transporter permease produces MDMCAIDARTRASLRSRALRVACLSLLTIGVAVVGSLVLGDFGVPLPGVMQAFLRDDGTDAAFVVRELRLPRLLTGMLVGAALGLAGAVVQAVTRNPLGEPGLLGVTAGAAFAMALCMTYFSLPTTSELAVGTFGGIVAAMLTLAIGMSARLDPMHLTLTGMSVNLFFAAAIVVMLVCANVEVNGIYYWLTGSLINRTWEHVAVLWPWTAAGLLLGLVFAEKLDALILDEDILASLGMRVTAWRLLFGIVVVLLAAAAVAAAGPITFIGLVAPHIVRFALGPQGVRYRLLLPLSALVGACLVCTADLAAKWQEVPVGVLCVLLGGPVLVCLIGKQEVADA; encoded by the coding sequence ATGGATATGTGCGCAATCGATGCACGGACCAGAGCCTCACTGCGTTCGCGCGCGCTCCGCGTGGCATGCCTGAGCCTGCTCACGATCGGCGTGGCGGTGGTTGGCTCCTTGGTACTGGGTGACTTCGGCGTCCCGCTTCCCGGTGTCATGCAGGCCTTTCTCCGCGATGACGGAACCGATGCTGCCTTTGTGGTTCGCGAGTTGCGCCTGCCTCGCTTGCTGACCGGAATGTTGGTAGGGGCTGCGTTGGGGCTGGCGGGCGCCGTCGTTCAAGCAGTCACCCGCAACCCGCTGGGAGAGCCTGGGCTGCTCGGTGTTACGGCTGGGGCGGCATTTGCCATGGCTCTGTGCATGACGTACTTCAGCCTCCCCACGACCAGCGAGCTCGCAGTCGGGACCTTTGGTGGAATCGTTGCAGCGATGCTCACCCTTGCAATCGGCATGAGCGCCCGGCTGGATCCAATGCATCTAACGCTGACCGGAATGAGCGTCAATCTGTTCTTTGCTGCGGCCATCGTCGTGATGCTGGTGTGTGCCAACGTGGAAGTGAATGGCATTTACTACTGGCTGACCGGCAGCCTGATCAATCGCACGTGGGAACACGTTGCAGTGCTATGGCCCTGGACGGCGGCAGGATTGCTTCTCGGCCTGGTGTTTGCCGAAAAGCTGGACGCACTGATCCTGGACGAGGACATTCTCGCCTCGCTGGGCATGCGCGTGACGGCGTGGCGACTCCTGTTCGGCATCGTCGTGGTGTTGCTTGCTGCTGCTGCTGTGGCTGCTGCAGGTCCGATTACCTTCATCGGCTTGGTCGCACCACACATTGTCCGATTCGCTTTGGGCCCCCAGGGTGTCCGTTACAGGCTTTTGCTGCCGCTATCCGCACTGGTGGGAGCTTGCTTGGTATGCACGGCCGATCTCGCCGCCAAATGGCAGGAGGTGCCGGTAGGAGTCCTCTGCGTGCTTCTGGGTGGGCCGGTACTCGTCTGCCTTATCGGCAAGCAGGAGGTAGCAGATGCGTAG
- a CDS encoding ABC transporter substrate-binding protein yields MRTARSFLLLLLAVGAVAAQAQGYPRTIVDDRNKPVIIKSEPRSVASVSTFGADVMAALGRKVSGLSTLNNKQSAFLGDSVVGAVNLGEVHQTNLEVLTQLAPDLTIGLRTYTEPFAKKIEEAGAFLAFDLITLEHSLSAVARTTQALGADSQGVAMNRRFLAELEAAGKRSPGKVSAVFLWHWGNVPYAYYSNHLTTHIMQRLGAINAQGDPPKDMESADSAVMTMETLLRLNPDVILSFKGDDGPFVNHPAWKRLKAVQNGRAWRVGDQYVMSHGPIARRLVMHEMAHLLYPAAYPLPLEVPVAARAKPMDFER; encoded by the coding sequence ATGCGTACGGCTCGATCATTTCTGTTGCTGCTCCTCGCCGTGGGAGCAGTTGCTGCGCAGGCTCAGGGCTATCCGCGAACCATCGTCGACGATCGCAACAAGCCCGTCATCATTAAGTCGGAGCCACGATCTGTCGCATCGGTATCAACCTTCGGGGCCGATGTAATGGCAGCGCTTGGTCGCAAGGTCTCGGGACTATCGACACTGAACAACAAGCAATCAGCCTTTCTGGGAGATTCAGTGGTCGGGGCCGTGAATCTGGGCGAGGTGCATCAGACGAATCTTGAAGTCCTGACTCAGTTAGCTCCAGACTTGACCATTGGCCTACGGACCTATACCGAGCCATTTGCCAAGAAGATCGAGGAAGCAGGGGCATTTCTCGCATTCGATCTGATCACGCTGGAGCATTCACTGAGTGCAGTGGCGAGGACGACGCAAGCGCTCGGTGCCGACAGCCAGGGAGTGGCAATGAACAGACGCTTCCTGGCCGAACTCGAGGCTGCCGGCAAGCGGTCGCCCGGCAAGGTCAGTGCGGTATTCCTCTGGCATTGGGGCAATGTTCCGTATGCCTACTATAGCAACCACCTGACAACGCACATCATGCAGCGGCTGGGGGCGATCAACGCACAAGGCGATCCGCCAAAGGACATGGAATCCGCGGACTCTGCCGTGATGACCATGGAGACACTGCTGCGGCTGAATCCGGATGTGATTCTGTCGTTCAAGGGAGATGACGGCCCGTTCGTCAACCATCCAGCCTGGAAGCGTCTCAAGGCGGTTCAGAACGGACGCGCCTGGAGGGTCGGAGATCAGTACGTCATGTCGCATGGCCCGATTGCACGACGGCTGGTAATGCACGAAATGGCGCACCTGCTTTACCCAGCCGCGTACCCCCTGCCCCTGGAAGTCCCTGTGGCTGCACGCGCCAAGCCAATGGATTTCGAGCGCTGA
- a CDS encoding ABC transporter ATP-binding protein, whose amino-acid sequence MGNILDRMGALHMLFALSAGRRWAIACALVVTLVAVLAELTPFVVLLRAVEVLLADSHAFGGELLALAPWLMGGITLKYVAYGIAYLISHHAAYDIMEQTRSRLVASLDAAPLHWVHAQGSGALKQSVIQDVERMEAFIAHHSVEVAAAVLAPVCATVALLWIDWRLALAALTVGPLALLASSFVMRGAGQYHDRFNQATASLNNVTVEYLRNMPVLKVFCRSASGFRLLQRRLRQYYRLADRITRNVVPGWALFTSVLGAHLLFLLPLGAWLHARGDVSIAQVVVAVLLGAGLFRPLLKVNRFFMDIPPILAGLRRMAPILAFRRQQGGARLAADVPIQVKLDQVSFGYGDRQVLKDVSLLLAPGTFNVLLGPSGSGKSTIAQLIAGLLAPDTGSATINGQAITSLADEDRACLIALATQDVFLFSGSVRDNLVLARPDASEVEIRRAVRVAQAEALIDALPAGYDTQVNELGSRLSGGERQRLAVARALLADTAVLVLDESTAFADSMTQRAFFQALLAEYPEKTLLVVAHRLYGIEHADQILVLEAGKLRLRGNHDQLTRESEHYRSMWTYEALAESWSLRGEDALSAPLAATGG is encoded by the coding sequence ATGGGCAATATCTTGGATCGCATGGGCGCATTGCATATGCTGTTTGCGCTCTCGGCAGGCCGCCGGTGGGCCATCGCGTGCGCCTTGGTGGTGACACTGGTCGCGGTGCTGGCGGAGTTGACGCCTTTTGTTGTGCTGCTTCGCGCGGTCGAGGTTCTGCTCGCGGATTCGCATGCCTTCGGCGGCGAGTTGCTTGCGTTGGCGCCGTGGCTGATGGGCGGTATAACGTTGAAATATGTTGCCTATGGCATCGCCTATCTGATCAGCCATCACGCGGCCTACGACATCATGGAGCAAACGCGCAGCCGTCTGGTCGCGAGCCTGGATGCAGCTCCCCTGCACTGGGTCCATGCACAGGGTTCTGGTGCGCTAAAGCAGTCAGTGATCCAGGATGTCGAACGTATGGAGGCGTTCATTGCCCATCACTCCGTAGAAGTGGCTGCCGCAGTGTTGGCGCCGGTATGTGCCACGGTCGCTTTGCTTTGGATCGACTGGCGCCTTGCGCTTGCTGCCTTGACGGTCGGGCCCTTGGCATTGCTAGCGTCCTCGTTTGTCATGCGCGGCGCCGGGCAGTACCATGACCGCTTCAACCAAGCGACGGCCAGCCTGAACAATGTGACCGTCGAGTACCTGCGCAATATGCCGGTTCTGAAGGTGTTCTGCCGGAGTGCTTCCGGTTTTCGGCTGCTGCAGCGACGTCTTCGCCAATACTACCGGCTCGCCGACCGGATTACCCGGAATGTCGTTCCTGGCTGGGCACTGTTCACGAGCGTGCTGGGCGCTCATCTGTTGTTCTTGCTGCCATTAGGCGCTTGGCTCCACGCGCGCGGCGACGTCAGTATTGCTCAGGTCGTAGTGGCGGTGCTGCTCGGGGCGGGACTCTTTCGCCCCTTGCTCAAAGTCAACCGATTCTTCATGGATATCCCGCCCATTCTTGCGGGTCTGCGGCGAATGGCTCCCATCTTGGCGTTCCGCCGCCAGCAAGGCGGTGCCCGACTGGCGGCCGATGTGCCTATCCAGGTCAAGCTCGACCAGGTCAGCTTCGGGTACGGTGATCGCCAGGTGCTGAAGGATGTGAGCTTGTTATTGGCTCCCGGCACATTCAACGTGTTGCTGGGGCCTTCCGGTTCTGGCAAATCAACCATCGCGCAGCTAATTGCCGGCCTGCTGGCGCCGGACACAGGATCTGCCACCATCAATGGTCAAGCCATCACCTCGCTTGCAGATGAAGATCGTGCTTGCCTGATCGCGCTCGCCACCCAAGACGTATTCCTGTTCAGTGGTTCAGTGCGCGACAACTTGGTGTTGGCGCGACCGGACGCATCCGAGGTCGAAATCCGTCGAGCTGTTCGTGTGGCCCAGGCGGAGGCGCTCATTGATGCGCTGCCCGCAGGCTACGACACTCAGGTCAATGAACTCGGTTCCCGCCTATCAGGCGGTGAGCGCCAGCGTCTGGCTGTCGCGCGGGCGTTGCTTGCCGATACCGCGGTGCTGGTGCTGGACGAGTCCACGGCATTCGCCGATAGCATGACGCAACGTGCATTCTTCCAGGCCTTGCTTGCCGAGTACCCGGAAAAGACCTTGCTCGTTGTGGCGCACAGGCTATACGGGATCGAGCATGCTGACCAGATCCTGGTACTCGAGGCGGGAAAGCTACGTTTGCGCGGGAACCACGATCAGCTGACGCGAGAGAGCGAGCACTATCGATCAATGTGGACCTACGAGGCATTGGCGGAAAGCTGGAGCCTGCGTGGAGAGGATGCGTTGAGCGCTCCGTTGGCCGCAACGGGAGGTTGA
- a CDS encoding ABC transporter ATP-binding protein, producing MGKLNSWGSIHRIVRNSGASTSPLALGLALRVLERCCEVFPYLLCWLWLGAVLDRPLPGFSWVSSPYWLAFGLICLFALQWGFAFGGQKLCFLSSYQIIGKYREQLLERVRNMPIGQLRDRQVGHMADLLTDDINRVESIFAHALADLVAAAGLALTAILLLAAIEWRLALALAGFVPVAMLVLVASQKLFEQAVLRKHSRFNAASGMLVEFIGGLPTLRLFNRVPAWMHRLNNAFSELKPLSLGIEKWGGGPVTLFRWMVESGLVLLFLAGGWSLLAGDYPVLAWLAFFLLSYKFIGPLLELAEYVVMIRHASQSEVKLNEILEIETVREPASAKCLGNLALQFDKVSFSYRDQPVLRDICFMVPAGSVTAVVGPSGAGKSTLLNLIARFYTPDSGAMRIGGVDLRDIYSDQLYGLISMVFQHVQLFNGSIIENVRAGREDASDQDVLLACEAANCNEFIARLPDGYQTQVGESGFSLSGGERQRLSIARALLKRAPLLLLDEMTASVDPRSQHAIQTSLGRLAAGRSVIIVAHRLSTVRHADQILVLNEGALVEAGVHQELVNRNGLYASMWKAQVSST from the coding sequence ATGGGAAAGCTCAATTCCTGGGGCAGCATTCACCGGATCGTCCGCAACAGCGGTGCATCCACTTCGCCTCTGGCGCTGGGGCTTGCACTTCGTGTCCTGGAGCGTTGCTGTGAAGTGTTTCCTTATCTGCTCTGTTGGTTGTGGCTGGGCGCTGTCCTGGACAGGCCTCTACCCGGCTTCTCCTGGGTGTCCAGCCCGTACTGGCTAGCGTTTGGACTGATATGCCTGTTCGCGTTGCAATGGGGCTTCGCCTTCGGCGGGCAAAAGCTCTGCTTCCTGAGCAGCTATCAGATCATCGGAAAATACAGAGAGCAGCTGCTTGAGCGGGTCCGCAATATGCCCATCGGGCAGCTCAGGGACCGACAGGTGGGGCATATGGCCGACCTGCTAACCGATGATATCAACCGCGTCGAATCCATTTTTGCCCATGCTCTGGCGGATCTCGTGGCAGCGGCGGGCCTGGCGCTGACGGCGATCCTGCTGCTGGCAGCTATCGAGTGGCGGCTTGCATTGGCTCTCGCTGGGTTCGTTCCTGTGGCAATGCTGGTATTAGTGGCAAGCCAGAAGCTGTTCGAGCAAGCCGTCCTGCGCAAGCACTCACGGTTCAATGCGGCTTCCGGAATGCTGGTGGAGTTCATCGGTGGCCTGCCGACCCTGCGGCTCTTTAATCGCGTTCCGGCATGGATGCATAGGCTCAACAACGCCTTTTCCGAGTTGAAACCATTGAGCCTGGGCATCGAGAAATGGGGTGGAGGGCCAGTCACGCTTTTTCGGTGGATGGTCGAAAGTGGCTTGGTTCTCCTATTTCTAGCTGGTGGCTGGAGCCTGCTCGCAGGCGATTATCCAGTGCTGGCCTGGCTGGCCTTCTTTCTGCTGTCCTACAAATTCATCGGGCCGCTGCTGGAACTGGCCGAGTATGTAGTCATGATCCGGCACGCCAGCCAGAGCGAAGTCAAGCTCAACGAAATTCTGGAAATCGAAACTGTGCGCGAGCCGGCCTCTGCTAAGTGTCTTGGCAACTTGGCTCTGCAGTTCGACAAGGTGTCGTTCTCCTATCGCGATCAGCCTGTCTTGCGTGATATCTGCTTCATGGTTCCAGCCGGAAGTGTGACTGCCGTTGTCGGACCATCCGGTGCGGGAAAGAGCACGCTATTGAATTTAATCGCGCGTTTTTACACGCCCGACAGTGGCGCAATGCGGATTGGTGGCGTTGACCTGCGGGATATCTATTCCGATCAGCTGTATGGCTTAATCAGCATGGTCTTCCAGCATGTCCAACTGTTTAACGGCAGCATCATCGAGAATGTGCGTGCCGGTCGCGAGGATGCCAGTGACCAGGATGTGTTGCTCGCGTGCGAAGCAGCCAACTGCAACGAGTTCATTGCGAGACTCCCCGACGGCTACCAGACGCAAGTAGGTGAGTCGGGGTTCAGTCTATCAGGAGGGGAGCGCCAGCGGTTGTCTATTGCCCGGGCGCTGCTGAAACGCGCGCCCCTGCTCCTGCTGGATGAGATGACCGCCTCAGTCGACCCACGCTCTCAGCATGCCATCCAGACATCGCTTGGCCGGTTGGCGGCTGGCCGTAGCGTCATCATCGTCGCGCACCGGCTAAGCACCGTCAGGCATGCAGATCAAATTCTGGTTCTGAATGAAGGCGCTTTGGTAGAGGCTGGAGTCCACCAAGAGCTTGTCAACCGTAATGGGCTATATGCGTCGATGTGGAAGGCGCAGGTGTCCAGTACATAG
- a CDS encoding LysR family transcriptional regulator, with amino-acid sequence MKPEILAYLAAFEQVAQHRSLTYAAHAIGVTPAALSQTIKKLETRLDVRLFDRTTRSLNLTEAGRIYLERISPALTNLREATEDLQLQAGVEGGTLRLTISHPAGQVLVEPMLAEFFSLHPHIHVELVYDDGFVDIVREGFDVGIRNGESLEGDMVAVPLTQDLTMCFGASPAYLRTHGTPGHPDELEQHLCINYRMSSSGAVYKWEFNIDGKLSERSVRGPLTVNHSDTAMRAALDGIGVITGWRESMTDAFNTGQLVEVLKPYWASFPGFYAYYPHRTNLPLKTRIFLDFLVQHVQRNGLS; translated from the coding sequence ATGAAGCCCGAAATACTCGCCTATCTGGCCGCCTTTGAGCAGGTAGCTCAGCATCGCAGTCTGACCTATGCCGCCCACGCCATCGGGGTCACACCGGCCGCACTGTCCCAGACGATCAAGAAGCTGGAAACCCGTCTGGATGTACGCCTGTTCGATCGAACAACGCGCAGCCTCAATCTGACAGAAGCCGGAAGAATCTATCTGGAGCGCATTTCCCCGGCTCTCACCAACCTGCGCGAAGCGACCGAAGATCTTCAACTGCAAGCGGGCGTCGAAGGCGGCACGCTGCGCCTCACCATCTCTCATCCTGCAGGCCAGGTGCTCGTCGAGCCCATGCTCGCCGAGTTCTTTTCACTGCATCCGCACATTCATGTCGAGCTGGTCTATGACGACGGCTTTGTGGACATCGTGCGAGAAGGATTTGACGTCGGCATACGCAATGGCGAGTCACTGGAGGGCGACATGGTTGCCGTGCCACTCACACAGGATCTGACCATGTGCTTCGGTGCATCTCCCGCTTATCTCAGAACACACGGCACACCCGGGCACCCTGATGAGCTGGAGCAGCACCTATGCATCAACTACCGCATGAGCAGCAGCGGCGCAGTCTACAAGTGGGAGTTCAATATCGACGGCAAGCTGAGCGAGCGCTCCGTGAGAGGGCCACTGACAGTCAACCATAGTGACACGGCCATGCGCGCAGCCCTGGATGGCATCGGGGTGATTACCGGCTGGCGCGAATCCATGACCGACGCATTCAACACAGGCCAGTTGGTTGAAGTGCTGAAGCCCTATTGGGCAAGCTTTCCGGGCTTTTATGCCTATTACCCACACCGCACAAACCTGCCTCTCAAGACCCGGATATTTCTTGATTTTCTGGTACAGCATGTGCAGCGCAATGGCCTGTCCTAG
- a CDS encoding (2Fe-2S)-binding protein codes for MPVKFTLNGKPASADVDSSTPILWTLRDTLGMTGTKFGCGMAMCGACTVHLNGQAIRSCITPISAAQGQKIDTIEAQAADKVGKAVEDAWVRNDVAQCGYCQSGQIMSATALLKSNRQPSDADIDAAMAGNICRCGTYARIRAAIHDAAKSLSV; via the coding sequence ATGCCTGTCAAATTCACTCTCAACGGCAAGCCCGCATCGGCCGATGTGGATTCTTCAACACCCATTCTCTGGACCCTGCGTGACACGCTGGGTATGACAGGGACCAAATTTGGTTGCGGCATGGCCATGTGTGGAGCATGCACTGTGCATCTGAATGGCCAGGCCATCCGTTCTTGCATTACGCCCATATCGGCGGCGCAAGGGCAAAAAATCGACACCATCGAAGCACAGGCTGCCGACAAGGTGGGAAAGGCTGTCGAGGATGCGTGGGTTCGCAACGATGTGGCGCAATGCGGCTATTGCCAAAGTGGGCAAATCATGAGTGCGACGGCGTTACTCAAAAGCAATCGCCAACCCAGCGATGCAGATATCGATGCTGCCATGGCGGGCAATATCTGCCGCTGCGGTACTTATGCACGCATCCGTGCAGCCATCCACGATGCTGCCAAAAGCCTGTCGGTCTAA